A region from the Candidatus Eisenbacteria bacterium genome encodes:
- a CDS encoding DinB family protein: MPATAAIPRPAADEFFDYYGKYIEKVPGDDALSALSGQIADTSRLLRPLDGARALHRYAPGKWSVKEVIGHLSDTERVFAYRALRIGRGDTTPLAGFDETKYVPMACFDARPLADVLEELESVRTASIALFRSFDAAALVRRGTANDKTVSVRALAWIVAGHELHHRRLLIERYGIGP; this comes from the coding sequence ATGCCTGCAACCGCCGCCATCCCACGCCCGGCCGCTGACGAGTTCTTCGACTACTACGGCAAGTACATCGAGAAGGTCCCGGGCGATGACGCCCTGTCGGCGCTATCGGGGCAGATCGCGGACACGAGCCGCCTGCTCAGGCCGCTCGACGGGGCGAGGGCCCTCCACCGCTACGCGCCGGGGAAGTGGAGCGTGAAAGAGGTGATCGGTCATCTCTCGGACACGGAGCGCGTGTTTGCCTACCGCGCCCTCCGCATCGGGCGTGGCGACACCACGCCGCTCGCGGGATTCGACGAGACCAAGTACGTGCCGATGGCATGCTTTGACGCGAGGCCGCTTGCGGACGTGCTGGAAGAGCTCGAGTCGGTGCGCACGGCGTCAATCGCGCTGTTCCGTAGCTTCGACGCCGCTGCGCTGGTCCGCCGCGGGACCGCCAATGACAAGACGGTCAGCGTTCGCGCGCTCGCGTGGATCGTGGCCGGCCACGAGCTTCACCACCGCAGGCTCTTGATCGAGCGCTACGGGATCGGTCCGTGA
- a CDS encoding tetratricopeptide repeat protein — translation MLATVQGSRGESRLRVSDALLVFAFAFALRLAHVLAMRQSPYFDHPLVDAFTFHQAARSIAAGEGHPDKIFWQPPGYPYFLGLIYWAAGGVSFLAPRLVQAALGAFAALLTAWTGAKEFGRAVGLTAGLAVALYGTLIYFDGELLGVSLTVALQLGAVALALLARGAERPPLLWLAAGAVAGFASLVTATSLVLVGIFAAFARRLALWCLLGAMLAIAPATIRNLARGGELIPISWNGGVNLYIGNNPRYDEIVAVRPDIRWKDLTAEPVRHGIWSKGGASNYFVRKVTEWARRDPVAFLRLQLRKVRLLLGGDEIFRNQAIYPARAYSPVLWALLWKAPGIAFPFGVLVPLSLLGLGIAWKRAPLLAWIIVIYALANVAFFITARYRVPLVPYLAMFAARGVQWFLVDAKRPARAAAVAGLVGVYTLSNLGAGPMPARMNADAELTLAGFLHREGRLEEARRHYLLSIDGRRDDPETWADLGALEMDLGDFEQAARAFEDALRIHPEEGGALLGLAALREREGRFQEAIALYGRAALANPKDAWSRARILELSRRFGIRPGTPMKP, via the coding sequence GTGCTCGCCACCGTGCAGGGCTCCCGCGGTGAGTCACGGCTCCGCGTCTCCGACGCGCTCCTCGTCTTCGCGTTCGCGTTCGCGCTCCGCCTGGCCCATGTCCTGGCCATGCGCCAGAGCCCCTACTTCGACCACCCGCTGGTCGATGCCTTCACGTTCCATCAGGCCGCACGCTCGATCGCGGCCGGCGAAGGGCACCCCGACAAGATCTTCTGGCAGCCTCCGGGATATCCCTACTTCCTCGGGCTCATCTACTGGGCGGCGGGAGGCGTGAGCTTCCTCGCCCCTCGTCTCGTTCAAGCCGCACTCGGCGCCTTCGCCGCCCTTCTCACGGCGTGGACTGGGGCCAAAGAATTCGGGCGAGCGGTGGGCCTCACGGCCGGCCTCGCGGTCGCGCTCTATGGGACGTTGATCTATTTCGACGGGGAGCTTCTGGGAGTGTCGCTCACCGTGGCGCTCCAGCTCGGCGCCGTGGCGCTGGCCCTGCTCGCCCGCGGGGCGGAGCGGCCCCCTCTGCTCTGGCTTGCGGCGGGCGCGGTGGCCGGATTCGCTTCGCTCGTGACGGCGACGTCTTTGGTATTGGTCGGGATCTTCGCCGCTTTCGCACGCCGTCTCGCTCTCTGGTGTCTCCTCGGAGCGATGCTCGCGATCGCGCCCGCCACGATCCGGAATCTGGCGCGGGGAGGCGAGCTGATCCCGATCTCATGGAACGGGGGCGTCAATCTCTACATCGGGAACAATCCACGCTATGACGAGATCGTCGCGGTGCGTCCCGACATCAGATGGAAAGATCTGACCGCGGAACCGGTCCGGCATGGGATCTGGTCCAAGGGCGGCGCCTCGAATTATTTCGTCCGCAAAGTCACGGAATGGGCTCGCCGGGATCCCGTAGCTTTTCTCCGGCTTCAGCTGCGGAAGGTCCGTCTCCTCCTCGGGGGAGACGAGATCTTCCGGAATCAGGCAATTTATCCCGCGCGGGCCTATTCGCCTGTCCTCTGGGCCCTCCTCTGGAAGGCGCCCGGGATTGCGTTTCCGTTCGGCGTGCTTGTTCCGCTGTCGCTCCTGGGGCTCGGGATCGCTTGGAAACGAGCGCCGCTCCTGGCCTGGATCATCGTGATCTATGCCCTCGCCAATGTGGCCTTCTTCATCACGGCCCGGTATCGGGTGCCGCTCGTGCCCTACCTGGCCATGTTCGCCGCGCGAGGCGTTCAATGGTTTCTCGTCGATGCGAAACGCCCGGCCCGTGCCGCCGCCGTGGCGGGCCTGGTCGGTGTCTACACGCTTTCGAACCTTGGAGCCGGGCCGATGCCGGCGCGGATGAACGCGGACGCGGAGCTCACCCTCGCGGGATTCCTCCATCGGGAGGGCCGTCTGGAGGAGGCCCGCCGCCATTACCTGCTTTCGATCGACGGGCGCCGGGACGATCCGGAAACCTGGGCCGACCTGGGCGCCCTGGAGATGGACTTGGGTGATTTCGAACAGGCGGCGCGAGCGTTTGAAGACGCCTTGCGGATCCATCCAGAGGAAGGCGGGGCGCTTCTCGGCCTGGCCGCGTTGCGCGAGCGGGAAGGCCGTTTTCAGGAAGCCATCGCACTGTACGGACGCGCGGCGCTCGCCAACCCGAAAGACGCGTGGTCGAGAGCGAGAATCCTGGAGCTGAGCCGGCGTTTCGGAATTCGGCCCGGGACCCCGATGAAGCCGTAG
- a CDS encoding damage-inducible protein DinB: protein MKTTEWILAQLESEAPRTRRALERVPEGRDDWKPHEKSMPLGRLAMLVATMPTWINLVVDRDELDIAPKTGSNVDQKPLRTRAELVQALDEGVAEARTVLRKTTDDHLKKPWRLLVGGKVVSEEPREVVLRDTMMHLSHHRGQLTVYLRLNGAPVPSIYGPTADDMQFA from the coding sequence ATGAAGACGACCGAATGGATCCTGGCGCAGCTCGAGAGTGAAGCACCCCGGACGCGGCGCGCGCTCGAGCGTGTGCCGGAGGGACGGGACGACTGGAAGCCGCATGAGAAATCAATGCCCCTTGGCCGCCTGGCCATGTTGGTGGCCACGATGCCGACCTGGATCAACCTGGTCGTCGATCGGGACGAGCTCGACATCGCCCCGAAGACGGGATCCAACGTCGACCAGAAGCCACTTCGGACGCGGGCCGAGCTGGTCCAGGCGCTCGACGAGGGGGTCGCCGAGGCGCGTACTGTGCTTCGGAAGACGACGGACGACCACTTGAAGAAACCCTGGCGGCTCCTCGTCGGGGGGAAGGTCGTCAGCGAGGAGCCCCGCGAGGTCGTCCTCCGAGACACGATGATGCACCTGTCCCATCACCGCGGCCAGTTGACCGTCTATCTCCGGCTCAACGGAGCCCCGGTGCCTTCGATTTACGGACCCACGGCGGACGACATGCAGTTTGCCTGA
- a CDS encoding transmembrane reductase oxidoreductase, whose product MRVGILGSGLMGGKLGTIFAGAGHEVVFSYARSNQKLERLAREAKGKARPGTPREAAQEADAVLLAVHWSRIDDVLNQAGDLSGKVIVTCSLPMNDDDTELVVAHTSSGAETLAKRLPKARVVSAFNTVPSEVLFGVYEARRKASRPGLVYCGDDRSGKNLTAKMIRDVGFDPVDAGPLRIARYTEPFALLVAQLAYEGKGGPKLAYRFDRFGR is encoded by the coding sequence ATGCGCGTTGGCATTCTGGGTTCGGGGTTGATGGGCGGCAAGCTCGGAACGATCTTTGCGGGAGCCGGTCATGAAGTGGTATTCAGCTATGCCCGCAGCAACCAGAAGCTCGAGAGGCTCGCGCGGGAGGCCAAGGGCAAGGCGCGGCCCGGCACGCCGCGTGAGGCCGCCCAGGAAGCAGACGCGGTATTGCTGGCCGTGCACTGGTCGCGAATAGACGATGTGCTCAATCAGGCAGGCGACTTGTCGGGCAAGGTGATCGTAACCTGCTCCCTCCCGATGAATGACGACGACACCGAACTCGTCGTCGCCCACACCTCCTCCGGCGCGGAGACGCTTGCAAAGCGGCTTCCAAAGGCCCGGGTCGTCTCCGCCTTTAACACCGTGCCGAGTGAAGTGCTCTTCGGCGTGTACGAAGCCAGGCGCAAGGCCAGCCGACCGGGTCTGGTGTACTGCGGCGACGACCGGAGCGGCAAGAACCTGACCGCCAAGATGATCCGCGACGTGGGCTTCGATCCGGTGGATGCCGGCCCGCTGCGGATCGCCCGCTACACCGAGCCGTTCGCGCTGCTCGTCGCTCAGCTCGCGTACGAGGGGAAAGGGGGCCCGAAGCTGGCGTATCGATTCGACCGGTTTGGAAGATAG
- a CDS encoding EVE domain-containing protein, translated as MAAFLFKTEPTTYSFGDLTRDKSTVWDGVKNPLALKHLRSVRKGDTVAIYHTGDEKQVVGLAVADSDPFPDPKLGDPKRVVVRLKAGREFPFPVPLATFRTDAVLKSADLARLPRLSVMPLTGAQHERMLECAGLGAKR; from the coding sequence GTGGCTGCCTTCCTCTTCAAGACCGAGCCCACGACCTACTCGTTCGGGGATCTGACTCGAGACAAGAGCACCGTATGGGACGGGGTGAAGAACCCCCTCGCCTTGAAGCATCTGCGATCCGTCCGGAAGGGCGATACGGTGGCCATCTACCACACCGGCGACGAGAAGCAGGTGGTCGGGCTCGCGGTAGCGGACTCGGATCCCTTTCCGGACCCCAAGCTCGGCGATCCCAAGCGGGTCGTCGTGCGCCTCAAGGCGGGCCGCGAGTTTCCTTTCCCGGTGCCCCTTGCCACGTTTCGGACGGATGCGGTGCTCAAGTCCGCGGACCTCGCCAGGCTGCCGCGACTGTCGGTGATGCCGCTCACTGGCGCTCAGCATGAGCGGATGCTCGAATGCGCGGGCCTCGGCGCGAAACGGTGA
- a CDS encoding VOC family protein gives MLGNTDVQPMLPVKDLRTAERFYEQTLELKKIGSMPGAASVYQSGGSKLCVYRSEFAGTNRGTAALWEVNDVERTVKELKAKGVTFEHYDKLPGVTRKGDVHVAGNLQVAWFKDPDGNILSVQNTARPRS, from the coding sequence ATGTTGGGAAACACGGATGTGCAGCCCATGCTTCCGGTCAAGGATCTGAGGACGGCGGAGCGGTTCTACGAGCAGACGCTGGAGCTCAAGAAGATCGGCTCCATGCCCGGCGCCGCTTCGGTGTATCAAAGCGGCGGCAGCAAGCTTTGTGTTTATCGTTCGGAGTTTGCCGGGACGAACAGGGGAACGGCGGCGTTATGGGAAGTGAATGACGTGGAGAGAACCGTGAAGGAGCTGAAAGCCAAGGGGGTGACGTTCGAGCATTATGACAAGCTGCCGGGTGTGACTCGCAAGGGGGACGTCCATGTTGCCGGCAATTTGCAGGTCGCGTGGTTCAAAGATCCGGACGGCAATATCCTTTCCGTTCAGAACACTGCTCGACCCAGGTCGTAG